Within the Thermodesulfobacteriota bacterium genome, the region TGGTTTGAAGTTGGTTAAGGGACTAGGGAGGCAATAAATTTCAGTATTAGGCCCATGGTTTTTAAGTAAATATTGAGGACCTTTTCTGGAACCTGGCGAAATAGGTTTTAACATTAAGGGGCATTTAGACATGGCAAAAACCTTGAACTAAGCAGGTGCTTGTAGAAACTATTGGTGGTATGAATATGTTTGGGCGGGTATCTTTTTTATCGAATCTTTTTACGAAAGCTAACCATTCATCCCCGTCCACAGGACGGGGATGAATGGTCCTGTAAAATATATCAGGAAATCGCGGTAGCGACAGCCATGAATTCGGCGCAATGCCCTGCCTTGTAGTCGGGGATAGTCGAATTCAAGCGATTTATTTACTGAGTTTAGTTTCAACTAACAATTACTCTGGCTTTCTCCAGTCTGTCATAGGGATGAACTTCCCAGCTGCAGGGTCTGCCTTGTATATCCTCCATGAATCCCCACCTTTATGGCTTTGTGAACTATAAGTGATAGGAGCACAGAGCCCACCGGTATTATAATTCTTCATACTCTCAAGGGAATCTACTAGAGTTTCTGCGTCGAGATTCTTGCCGGCCCTCTTCATCCCCTCTACCATAACAGTCGTCATGACCCATGCGTGGGTGTGTACTGTTCCACGATATGGTTTTTCTGTTCCAGGGTGATATTTAAGCGTGATTTTTCTCATCTCTTCAACGCCAGTACCTTTACCATACCAGGGAGACGTGGCATGAACAGAGTAGAATTGGTTTGCTGCTTCACCGATTGCGTTTAGTTCCTCTCCAAGCATTGCCCCAAAACTGGCAAATACTGGTATATTCAATCCGAACTTCTTTAATTCCCTGAGTAATGTGATTGTTGTTGGGGTAATAGTTCCAATATGAAGCACGCAATTAGCATTGTACCTCCTGATGCTCATTACTTGAGTGCTGGCATCCACTGCGGTAGGATTTAGTATCTCCTTTGTTACAGGTGTTATATTGTATTTTTTAAACCTCTCTGCTGCAGCCACGGAGTCTATCTTACCAACTTCACTGTCAGGATAAACCAGAGCAACCTTTTGTTCCTTCAGTTTGAAGTCCTTGAGCATATAATCGGTAATGGCATTCACCTGGCCAGGATAGGTGTCAGTGATGATAAATATATACTTCTTATAAGGGTTAACGGCGACTTCAGGTATTGCAAAGGGGATATTAGGTAACTTATCCTTTTCAATATTCTTCCACATGGCATTGACCTGGTTTGCAGACCCTGGCCCAAGCAGGGCAAATATCTCGTCTCTGTAAACCAGCTTCTTAAGAGCGGCAATAGCAGGTGGGATCGAGTAACGGTCGTCTTCTACAATTAAATTCAACCGTCTTCCATTGACACCGCCACTATCGTTAATATGCCTGATATATATCCTCATTGCCTCGAGCCCCACAGTACCAAGACTTGCTGCAGGACCTGTTATAGGAAAACACACCCCTATTGTTATCGACTTATCCGTTACTCCCCTGACTTCTTTTGCGTGGCTCAAAGTGCCGTAAATCAAAAAAATACTCACCAACAATCCAGCTACCAACAATACATCCTTTCTCAACTTCATACTAAATCTCCTTTCTTTGTTGTCACCTTCAAGGAATGGGGAAAAACCCCCACTTTTACTCAAAGACTTTAGCTTTTTATCCTGTTATCTCTTGTTCGGCAATCCATATAGATTCGTAATCAGCAGGTCGGGGGGTTCAAATCCCCCCACAGGTTCCAGGAAATCTTAATCTCTTTAAAGCTGCACTCTCTCGCTCTACTGGACAACCATTA harbors:
- a CDS encoding ABC transporter substrate-binding protein; the protein is MKLRKDVLLVAGLLVSIFLIYGTLSHAKEVRGVTDKSITIGVCFPITGPAASLGTVGLEAMRIYIRHINDSGGVNGRRLNLIVEDDRYSIPPAIAALKKLVYRDEIFALLGPGSANQVNAMWKNIEKDKLPNIPFAIPEVAVNPYKKYIFIITDTYPGQVNAITDYMLKDFKLKEQKVALVYPDSEVGKIDSVAAAERFKKYNITPVTKEILNPTAVDASTQVMSIRRYNANCVLHIGTITPTTITLLRELKKFGLNIPVFASFGAMLGEELNAIGEAANQFYSVHATSPWYGKGTGVEEMRKITLKYHPGTEKPYRGTVHTHAWVMTTVMVEGMKRAGKNLDAETLVDSLESMKNYNTGGLCAPITYSSQSHKGGDSWRIYKADPAAGKFIPMTDWRKPE